A genomic segment from Comamonas terrigena NBRC 13299 encodes:
- a CDS encoding four-helix bundle copper-binding protein — translation MNIHTRYQACIDACNACAAACNACLAACLKEDDVKMMRRCIALDTDCAAICSLAAHAMARDSEMARHFCRVCSEVCLACANECSQHSHDHCQQCADACKHCAKACQAMVN, via the coding sequence ATGAATATTCACACCCGATATCAGGCTTGTATCGACGCATGCAACGCTTGTGCTGCCGCCTGCAATGCCTGCCTGGCTGCTTGCCTCAAGGAAGACGACGTGAAAATGATGCGTCGCTGCATTGCACTCGACACCGATTGCGCAGCCATCTGCAGCCTTGCAGCGCATGCGATGGCCCGCGACAGTGAAATGGCTCGGCATTTTTGCCGTGTGTGCAGTGAAGTCTGCCTGGCTTGTGCGAACGAATGCTCACAGCATTCACATGACCATTGCCAGCAGTGTGCTGACGCATGCAAGCACTGCGCTAAAGCCTGCCAGGCAATGGTCAATTGA
- a CDS encoding YkvA family protein: MWKLGRLLSVFRKELRLAWAVLRDPRAPKAAKLATVLAALYVVSPVDFVSDFIPVLGWLDDGVIAYLLLQLAFKFLPPELLATLRARVGQRSPGKATP, from the coding sequence ATGTGGAAGCTGGGTCGTCTGCTGTCGGTGTTTCGCAAGGAGCTGCGGCTCGCCTGGGCGGTGCTGCGGGATCCGCGTGCGCCCAAGGCTGCCAAGCTGGCCACGGTGCTGGCAGCGTTGTACGTGGTCAGTCCTGTGGATTTTGTATCGGACTTCATCCCCGTCCTAGGCTGGCTGGATGACGGTGTGATCGCCTATCTGCTGCTGCAGCTGGCCTTCAAGTTCCTGCCGCCCGAGCTGCTGGCCACGCTGCGGGCCCGGGTGGGGCAGCGCAGCCCCGGCAAGGCCACGCCCTGA
- a CDS encoding BON domain-containing protein, with translation MKASNTSRALIVAIALSSGVLAVTGCSVARNQQSVGSYMDDSGITTAVKAKFAEDKTVAATSISVETMKGVVQLSGFAKSQAEKDRAESITRNTKGVMGVRNSIVVRP, from the coding sequence ATGAAAGCAAGCAACACATCTCGCGCCCTGATTGTCGCCATTGCACTCAGCTCTGGTGTTTTGGCTGTCACTGGCTGCTCTGTGGCCCGCAATCAACAAAGCGTTGGGTCCTATATGGATGACTCTGGCATCACCACAGCGGTGAAGGCAAAATTTGCAGAGGATAAAACTGTTGCTGCCACCTCCATCAGCGTGGAAACCATGAAGGGTGTAGTTCAGCTCTCCGGCTTTGCAAAAAGCCAGGCAGAAAAAGATCGAGCAGAATCCATCACACGCAACACCAAAGGTGTTATGGGGGTGAGGAACAGCATTGTGGTTCGCCCTTAA
- a CDS encoding PRC-barrel domain-containing protein yields MVTPNTASSIISSDKVNGTNVYNPNGEKLGSIDSLMIDKISGQVRYAVMEFGGFLGIGTDNYPIPWSSLKYEPNMGGYVVSVSKEQLEDAPSYTRGMEWDYTDENRRRVNDYYGIPYL; encoded by the coding sequence ATGGTTACACCCAATACTGCATCGAGCATCATTTCCTCCGACAAGGTCAATGGGACCAATGTCTATAACCCCAATGGCGAAAAGCTCGGCTCGATTGACTCTCTGATGATCGACAAGATCAGCGGCCAAGTCCGTTACGCCGTGATGGAATTTGGCGGCTTCCTGGGAATAGGTACCGACAATTACCCTATTCCCTGGAGCAGCCTGAAGTACGAACCCAATATGGGCGGCTACGTTGTCTCTGTAAGCAAGGAACAACTGGAAGACGCTCCAAGTTATACGCGCGGTATGGAATGGGATTACACCGATGAAAACCGCCGCCGTGTGAATGACTATTACGGAATTCCATACCTGTAA
- a CDS encoding helicase C-terminal domain-containing protein, with protein MSDAAAPPTVAVRALCEFTARTGDLDLRFTPAPSALEGMEGHAVVQQRRQVQPDSRYEAEVALSGQFEGLQVRGRADGFDAAAQQLEEIKTYRGPLDAVRPHHRALHWAQAKVYGHLLCQARGLARLNVALVYVHTPSLQEMVLVQDCSADELQQFFAMHCRRYLDWARSEAGHRQQRNAALAAAAFPMAAFRTGQRQLAVAVYRTARSAGGGRCLMAQAPTGIGKTLGTIFPMLKAMAGHGAASASSTCNGLDKLFFLTAKGTGHGLALHALEHMQTALAQGQHEPLRVLQMRARDTSCEHPDKACHGESCPLAQGFFDRLPAARAEAVALSASAEPVLWDGSTVRQVALQHGICPYYLSQELARWADVVVADYHYFYDSAAMLYALAQQQGWRVGVLVDEAHNLLERARSMYTAPLSQFDLAAARRSTTSATGAVKKALDALQRQWNALNKAQAVLPQRATDSEADGASGAQSLPLFAQAAAQTVSGLREPRHTASHTAYQSYAAIPPALLAAVQRAIGAIADVQADQALPAGDPVLTLYWALLHFQALAEQFGPHALFDVQLAPPLLARGGQPRTPVSTLCIRNVVPAPHLAARHAAAQATVLFSGTLSPPQFYRDLLGLPADTAWLEVDAPFAAHQLQVRIARHISTRWRDREASLAPLADLIARQYAGQPGNYLCFVSSFDYLQRVAASLQRLHPQLPLWQQERSMDEAGRAAFLERFVEGGQGVGLAVLGGAFAEGVDLPGTRLIGAFVATLGLPQVNPVNEAMQRAMDAAMGAGRGHDYTYLYPGLRKVVQAAGRVIRTEQDRGVVVLVDDRFQRAEVRALLPSWWRVE; from the coding sequence ATGAGCGACGCCGCTGCCCCGCCGACGGTGGCCGTGCGAGCGTTGTGCGAGTTCACAGCCCGCACGGGTGATCTGGATCTGCGCTTCACCCCGGCGCCCAGTGCGCTCGAAGGCATGGAGGGCCATGCCGTGGTGCAGCAACGCCGACAGGTCCAACCGGACAGCAGATATGAAGCCGAGGTCGCGCTCAGTGGCCAGTTTGAAGGCCTGCAGGTGCGCGGCCGGGCCGACGGCTTTGATGCGGCGGCGCAGCAGCTGGAAGAAATCAAGACCTACCGCGGCCCGCTGGACGCGGTGCGCCCCCACCACCGCGCATTGCACTGGGCCCAGGCCAAGGTCTACGGCCATCTGCTGTGCCAGGCACGCGGACTGGCGCGGTTGAACGTGGCGCTGGTGTATGTGCACACGCCCTCTCTGCAGGAAATGGTGCTGGTGCAGGACTGTAGTGCCGACGAGTTGCAGCAGTTTTTTGCCATGCACTGCCGCCGCTACCTGGACTGGGCGCGCAGCGAAGCAGGGCACCGCCAGCAGCGCAATGCGGCGCTGGCGGCAGCGGCCTTTCCCATGGCGGCGTTTCGCACCGGGCAGCGGCAACTGGCGGTGGCGGTCTACCGCACGGCCCGCAGTGCCGGTGGGGGCCGTTGCCTGATGGCCCAGGCCCCCACCGGCATTGGCAAGACGCTGGGCACCATCTTTCCCATGCTCAAGGCCATGGCGGGGCATGGCGCAGCCAGCGCTTCGAGCACTTGCAACGGGTTGGACAAGCTGTTTTTCCTGACCGCCAAAGGCACGGGCCATGGGCTGGCATTGCATGCGCTGGAGCACATGCAGACGGCATTGGCCCAGGGACAGCACGAACCGTTGCGGGTGCTGCAAATGCGTGCGCGCGACACCAGTTGCGAGCACCCGGACAAAGCCTGCCACGGTGAGTCCTGCCCGTTGGCGCAGGGTTTCTTCGATCGACTGCCAGCGGCACGGGCTGAGGCCGTGGCCCTGTCCGCATCTGCGGAGCCGGTGCTCTGGGATGGCTCCACCGTGCGCCAGGTGGCGCTGCAGCATGGCATCTGCCCCTACTACCTGTCGCAAGAGCTGGCACGCTGGGCCGATGTGGTGGTGGCCGACTACCACTACTTCTACGACAGCGCTGCCATGCTGTATGCCCTGGCGCAGCAGCAGGGCTGGCGTGTGGGGGTGCTGGTGGACGAGGCCCACAACCTGCTGGAGCGCGCCCGCAGCATGTACACCGCACCGCTGTCGCAGTTTGATCTGGCGGCCGCCCGCCGCTCGACCACTTCAGCCACGGGGGCCGTCAAGAAAGCGCTGGATGCGCTGCAGCGCCAGTGGAATGCGCTGAACAAGGCGCAAGCCGTCCTGCCGCAGCGGGCAACGGATTCCGAAGCCGATGGGGCGTCCGGTGCACAGAGCCTGCCGCTGTTTGCCCAGGCGGCCGCGCAGACCGTGTCCGGCCTCCGTGAGCCCCGCCACACCGCCAGCCACACGGCCTACCAGAGCTATGCCGCCATCCCCCCCGCGTTGCTGGCGGCCGTGCAGCGTGCCATCGGGGCGATTGCCGATGTGCAGGCTGACCAGGCTTTGCCTGCTGGCGACCCGGTGCTGACGCTGTACTGGGCCTTGCTGCATTTTCAAGCCCTGGCCGAACAGTTTGGTCCGCATGCGCTGTTCGATGTGCAGCTGGCGCCGCCGCTGCTGGCACGCGGCGGGCAGCCACGCACACCGGTTTCCACGCTGTGCATACGCAATGTCGTCCCCGCACCGCACCTGGCTGCGCGCCATGCTGCGGCCCAGGCCACGGTGCTGTTTTCCGGCACGCTCAGTCCGCCGCAGTTCTACCGTGATCTGCTGGGGCTGCCGGCCGACACCGCCTGGCTGGAGGTGGACGCGCCGTTCGCCGCCCACCAGCTGCAGGTGCGCATTGCCCGCCACATCTCCACACGCTGGCGCGACCGCGAGGCATCGCTGGCGCCCCTGGCCGACCTGATCGCCCGGCAGTACGCCGGCCAGCCCGGCAACTATCTGTGCTTTGTCAGCAGCTTCGACTACCTGCAGCGCGTGGCTGCCAGCCTGCAGCGCCTGCACCCGCAGCTGCCGTTGTGGCAGCAGGAGCGCAGCATGGACGAAGCCGGGCGTGCGGCCTTTCTGGAGCGTTTTGTCGAAGGCGGGCAGGGTGTGGGCCTGGCCGTGCTGGGCGGCGCCTTTGCCGAAGGGGTGGACCTGCCTGGCACCCGCCTGATTGGTGCTTTTGTCGCTACGCTGGGGCTGCCCCAGGTCAATCCCGTCAATGAGGCCATGCAGCGCGCCATGGATGCCGCCATGGGTGCCGGGCGGGGCCATGACTACACCTACCTTTACCCCGGCTTGCGCAAGGTGGTGCAAGCCGCTGGCCGCGTGATCCGTACCGAGCAGGACCGGGGCGTGGTGGTGCTGGTGGATGACCGCTTCCAGCGCGCCGAGGTCAGGGCCTTGCTGCCGTCATGGTGGCGGGTGGAGTGA
- a CDS encoding type 1 glutamine amidotransferase, with translation MKPVAILQHEAAQGPGVLWEHLQQQGIACELISPCQEGHAPVRAADYRGVVVLGSNHCANEQLRWIEQERCLLQNALAHDVPVLGHCFGAQMLARAMGARVWRNPCPNIGWSNVWVTRQAQDLMQLPPRITLFNWHYDTFELPQGASRSMYGAFCLNKGFVHGRHWAFQGHLEVTEDSVRAWCSEGQDELRRAPGPAVQRAPQILAQLPQHLALLHATARRTYSAWAEQLDRPALFQLGALPGAPATAPQPGRIQPGPELTLQYQAPLAQQTKAILARAVG, from the coding sequence ATGAAACCAGTCGCCATCCTCCAGCACGAAGCCGCACAAGGCCCCGGGGTGCTTTGGGAACATTTGCAACAGCAAGGCATTGCCTGTGAACTGATCAGTCCCTGCCAGGAAGGCCACGCGCCGGTGCGGGCGGCGGATTACCGCGGGGTGGTGGTGCTGGGCAGCAACCACTGTGCCAACGAACAGCTGCGCTGGATCGAACAGGAGCGCTGCCTGCTGCAGAACGCGCTGGCGCACGATGTGCCCGTGCTGGGCCACTGCTTTGGCGCACAGATGCTGGCACGCGCCATGGGTGCGCGGGTGTGGCGCAATCCCTGCCCCAACATCGGCTGGAGCAACGTATGGGTCACGCGCCAGGCGCAGGACCTGATGCAGCTGCCGCCCCGGATCACGCTGTTCAACTGGCACTACGACACGTTCGAGCTGCCCCAAGGCGCCTCGCGCAGCATGTACGGCGCGTTCTGTCTGAACAAGGGCTTTGTGCATGGCCGCCACTGGGCGTTCCAGGGCCACCTGGAAGTCACGGAGGACAGTGTCCGCGCCTGGTGCAGCGAAGGCCAGGACGAACTGCGCCGCGCCCCCGGCCCCGCCGTGCAGCGCGCACCGCAGATTCTGGCCCAGCTCCCCCAGCACCTGGCGCTGCTGCACGCCACGGCGCGGCGCACCTACAGCGCCTGGGCAGAGCAGTTGGACCGGCCAGCGCTGTTTCAGCTGGGGGCTCTGCCGGGCGCGCCTGCCACGGCCCCCCAACCCGGACGGATCCAACCCGGCCCCGAGCTGACACTACAGTACCAGGCACCGCTGGCACAGCAGACCAAAGCCATCCTGGCGCGCGCCGTGGGCTGA
- a CDS encoding response regulator — translation MHILIVEDNSLVASGIKAGLELHGFACDIALNLALADRHLTAGHFDACVLDLGLPDGDGLALLRSWRAAGLQLPVLILTARGTIEDKVAGFQTGTDDYLTKPFDLQELVLRLHALLRRAGGRATDLMALGDCQVNTGTGEVWRNGQLVELSRREWALLAALLQSRGRVLNLAQLHDSLYGFDLDVGSNTVNVHVHHLRKKLGSDIIDTVRGIGFRLGARYCQPGL, via the coding sequence ATGCACATACTGATCGTGGAAGACAACAGCCTGGTGGCCAGTGGCATCAAGGCCGGATTGGAGCTGCACGGCTTTGCCTGCGACATTGCCCTCAATCTGGCCCTGGCCGACCGCCATCTGACCGCCGGCCATTTCGACGCCTGCGTGCTGGACCTGGGCCTTCCCGACGGTGACGGCCTGGCCCTGCTGCGCAGCTGGCGCGCCGCCGGCCTGCAGCTGCCGGTGCTGATACTGACTGCGCGCGGCACCATCGAAGACAAGGTGGCCGGCTTTCAGACCGGCACCGACGACTACCTGACCAAGCCCTTCGACCTGCAGGAGCTGGTGCTGCGACTGCACGCCCTGCTGCGCCGGGCCGGCGGCCGTGCCACCGATCTGATGGCGCTGGGCGACTGCCAGGTCAACACCGGCACCGGAGAGGTCTGGCGCAACGGTCAGCTGGTGGAGCTGTCCCGCCGCGAATGGGCGCTGCTGGCGGCGCTGCTGCAATCCCGAGGCCGGGTTCTGAACCTGGCCCAGCTGCACGACAGCCTGTACGGCTTTGACCTGGATGTGGGCAGCAACACGGTGAATGTGCATGTGCACCATCTGCGCAAGAAACTGGGCAGCGACATCATCGACACCGTGCGCGGCATCGGCTTTCGGCTGGGCGCGCGCTACTGCCAGCCCGGTCTCTGA
- a CDS encoding DUF883 family protein, which translates to MKLFSPNASTIQRDLTRLLQDTGDVLAARAKEEPKLKEAVQFLDRGLSRARNAANGAVDYSRDVARNTDDYVHDSPWQAIGGALAVGVVIGMLLTRR; encoded by the coding sequence ATGAAGTTGTTTTCCCCGAATGCATCGACCATTCAGCGCGACCTGACCCGCCTGCTGCAAGACACGGGTGACGTGCTTGCCGCGCGCGCCAAAGAGGAACCCAAGTTGAAGGAGGCGGTGCAGTTCCTGGATCGTGGACTCAGTCGCGCTCGAAATGCGGCCAACGGAGCCGTGGATTATTCGAGGGATGTTGCTCGCAACACCGATGACTATGTCCATGATTCACCATGGCAGGCCATTGGCGGTGCATTGGCCGTTGGGGTTGTCATCGGCATGCTTTTGACCAGACGGTAA
- a CDS encoding DUF1328 domain-containing protein — MLRYAVIFLVIALIAAVLGFGGIAAGAVDIAKILFFVFIAIAVITFVVSLINKK; from the coding sequence ATGCTACGTTATGCTGTTATTTTCTTGGTCATTGCACTGATCGCTGCCGTTTTGGGATTTGGCGGGATCGCAGCAGGTGCAGTGGATATTGCGAAAATTCTCTTCTTTGTCTTTATCGCGATTGCGGTAATTACATTCGTCGTAAGTTTGATCAACAAGAAATAA
- a CDS encoding VRR-NUC domain-containing protein encodes MTAPQPAAFPPHRLYYLHNFQRALNWLGQRYGDLLGEEEAGFLAGFALLPEPTQALLVRMVMRKGPWFRASKLVYAEIGDSAQAAVPLLQMGWLSTSEPMALGELFGLHTKSELLDILKGAGLAATLRKADMLAALDGQTDPQPYAAWHPQATDPVWRVMVGEVCERLRLMFFGNLHQDWSEFVLSDLGIFRYEAVALDAASRAFQSRADVDFYLAISTSRQALDAGGDAGALLQSLGQLESPHRWLNQRRAKLLLRLGQACERAQDWENAAQAYTASAYPGARHRHIRVLEHMQCFGQALDLAAQAQTEPESEEESQRVARMLPRLRRNAGLGGAPRQAALAPAVAALCSEVVLARPAQPVAVEYALRDHWHRGEAPVFYVENALINSLFGLLCWPAIFAPLPGAFFHPFQSGPADLGAPDFVARRQPLFDACLAELQDGRYRSTIRSRFAGKAGTQSPFVFWGTLSDALLELALDCIPAAHLQRLFDRLLRDVKANRTGFPDLVRFWPDRAEGAGRYELVEVKAPGDKLQDNQIRWLDYCAAHGIPARVCHVQWQGIGEGA; translated from the coding sequence GTGACTGCGCCGCAGCCTGCTGCCTTCCCGCCCCATCGCCTGTATTACCTGCACAACTTTCAGCGTGCGCTGAACTGGTTGGGGCAGCGCTATGGGGACCTGCTGGGTGAAGAGGAGGCCGGCTTTCTGGCTGGATTTGCCCTGCTGCCGGAGCCCACGCAGGCTCTGCTGGTGCGCATGGTGATGCGCAAGGGGCCGTGGTTTCGGGCCAGCAAGCTGGTGTATGCGGAAATCGGCGACAGTGCCCAGGCGGCCGTACCGCTGCTGCAGATGGGCTGGCTCAGCACTTCTGAGCCCATGGCGCTAGGTGAACTGTTTGGCCTGCACACCAAGTCCGAGCTGCTGGACATCTTGAAAGGCGCCGGGTTGGCGGCCACGTTGCGCAAGGCCGACATGCTGGCCGCGCTGGACGGGCAGACTGACCCTCAGCCCTATGCCGCCTGGCACCCCCAGGCCACGGACCCCGTTTGGCGCGTGATGGTGGGTGAGGTGTGTGAGCGGCTGCGGCTGATGTTCTTTGGCAACCTCCACCAGGACTGGTCGGAGTTTGTGCTGTCCGATCTGGGCATCTTCCGCTATGAAGCTGTGGCGCTGGATGCCGCCTCACGCGCTTTCCAGAGCCGTGCCGATGTGGACTTCTACCTGGCCATTTCCACCAGCCGCCAGGCACTGGATGCAGGGGGCGATGCCGGGGCGCTGCTGCAGTCGCTTGGGCAGCTTGAAAGCCCCCACCGCTGGCTGAACCAGCGCCGCGCCAAGCTGCTGCTGCGCCTGGGGCAGGCATGCGAGCGGGCGCAGGACTGGGAAAACGCTGCCCAGGCCTACACCGCCAGCGCCTACCCCGGCGCCCGCCACCGGCATATCCGCGTGCTGGAGCATATGCAGTGCTTCGGACAGGCCCTGGACCTGGCGGCCCAGGCCCAGACGGAACCTGAAAGTGAAGAGGAATCCCAGCGCGTGGCCCGCATGCTGCCGCGCTTGCGCCGCAACGCGGGCCTGGGCGGAGCCCCCCGCCAGGCTGCGTTGGCTCCGGCCGTGGCGGCGCTGTGCAGCGAGGTGGTGCTGGCGCGGCCAGCCCAGCCGGTGGCCGTGGAGTACGCATTGCGCGACCACTGGCACCGCGGCGAGGCACCGGTGTTCTATGTGGAGAATGCGCTTATCAACTCGCTGTTCGGCCTGCTGTGCTGGCCGGCGATTTTCGCGCCGCTGCCGGGCGCGTTCTTTCACCCCTTCCAAAGTGGACCGGCCGATCTGGGAGCCCCCGACTTTGTGGCCCGCCGCCAGCCCCTGTTCGATGCCTGTCTGGCCGAGCTGCAAGATGGCCGTTACCGCAGCACCATCCGCAGTCGTTTTGCCGGCAAGGCGGGCACGCAGTCGCCCTTTGTCTTCTGGGGCACGCTGAGCGACGCGCTGCTGGAGCTGGCGCTGGACTGCATTCCCGCCGCCCACCTGCAGCGGCTGTTTGACCGCCTGCTGCGGGATGTGAAGGCCAACCGCACCGGCTTTCCCGATCTGGTGCGTTTCTGGCCTGACCGCGCAGAGGGCGCAGGACGCTACGAACTGGTGGAAGTCAAAGCGCCGGGCGACAAGCTGCAGGACAACCAGATCCGCTGGCTGGACTATTGCGCCGCCCACGGCATTCCCGCGCGCGTCTGCCATGTGCAGTGGCAGGGGATTGGCGAAGGCGCATGA
- the rraA gene encoding ribonuclease E activity regulator RraA: MRTASAHGPQVATCDLCDVYKNDESGQFRVLPPVFPSFGGVESFAGPAFTVKCFEDNSLVKAAVDSPGQGRVLVVDGGGSVRRALVGGNLAAAAARNGWAGVVVYGAVRDVAELRAAAVGIRALALMPLPTEKRNEGQSGVAVQLAGVTVRPGDWVYADADGVVVADRAIHPGA; this comes from the coding sequence ATGCGCACTGCCTCTGCCCACGGTCCTCAGGTTGCCACCTGCGATCTGTGCGATGTGTACAAGAACGACGAATCCGGCCAGTTCCGGGTGCTGCCGCCGGTCTTCCCCAGCTTTGGCGGGGTGGAGTCCTTTGCCGGCCCGGCCTTCACGGTGAAGTGCTTTGAAGACAACAGCCTGGTCAAGGCGGCGGTCGACTCCCCGGGCCAGGGCCGGGTGTTGGTGGTGGATGGAGGCGGCTCGGTGCGCCGTGCGCTGGTGGGCGGCAATCTGGCAGCAGCAGCCGCCCGCAACGGCTGGGCGGGGGTGGTGGTGTATGGTGCCGTGCGTGATGTGGCCGAGTTGCGTGCCGCCGCCGTGGGCATACGCGCGCTGGCGCTGATGCCGCTGCCCACGGAAAAGCGCAACGAAGGCCAGTCCGGCGTGGCCGTGCAACTGGCCGGGGTGACGGTGCGTCCCGGGGACTGGGTGTATGCCGATGCCGATGGCGTGGTAGTGGCCGACCGGGCAATTCACCCCGGAGCCTGA
- a CDS encoding ATP-binding protein, with translation MKLLRRSPAPTSLRLRLVLGLSLTLCVLWGSVAAWMFPTMQRELRTMLDDRLIASARMVSGIVHQFQPAQVDAITPANNALLSVIARDGVACEVSLVRSEVDILPLAKTSNSPDFTPLTRSGFGSIEKGGKSWRTYVLEENGIRIATADRLDVREQLVQSFVYTLVVPFVLALAGVVLLTWWICTLGLEPLHRLGEELQHRPPQDPSPVQTGQDTAELAPLVGSLNQLLGRMNRAIEHERRWTADAAHELRTPLTAIKTHVQVAQLVLERHAPPGPGSPGNPASQALKQASEGIDHMHATLEQLLQLARVESASTGTPPSTEGTAIAEALHLACRQSLQRANKGDTPTPRLQTDLEPAALHDWELPLAPALLTCAVTNLVDNALRHHLGEQPITLQLSLQPAGTGTAGDTDGVDEGLDPAHGTTSHGTAGTTGVEACASTATATLQIQVRDHGPGLSAEECAQALQRFWRKTSATQGSGLGLTIVQRIAESVGGQLHLAPDAPGLVATLSLPLQRVAHRAA, from the coding sequence ATGAAACTGTTGCGCCGCTCCCCGGCCCCCACCAGCCTGCGCCTGCGCCTGGTGCTGGGACTGAGCCTGACGCTGTGCGTGCTGTGGGGCAGCGTGGCGGCCTGGATGTTTCCCACCATGCAGCGTGAGCTGCGCACCATGCTGGACGACCGGCTGATCGCCAGCGCCCGCATGGTGTCGGGCATCGTCCACCAGTTCCAGCCGGCGCAGGTGGATGCCATCACACCCGCTAACAACGCCCTGCTGTCGGTAATTGCCCGCGACGGCGTGGCCTGCGAGGTCAGCCTGGTGCGCAGCGAGGTGGACATCCTGCCGCTGGCCAAGACCAGCAACAGCCCCGACTTCACCCCGCTCACCCGCTCCGGCTTTGGCAGCATTGAAAAAGGCGGTAAATCCTGGCGCACCTATGTGCTGGAGGAAAACGGCATCCGCATTGCCACCGCCGACCGGCTGGACGTGCGCGAACAGCTGGTGCAATCCTTTGTCTATACCCTGGTGGTGCCCTTTGTGCTGGCCCTGGCCGGCGTGGTGCTGCTGACCTGGTGGATCTGCACCCTGGGTCTGGAGCCGCTGCACCGCCTGGGGGAAGAGCTGCAGCACCGCCCACCCCAGGACCCTTCGCCCGTGCAGACCGGCCAGGACACGGCCGAGCTGGCCCCGCTGGTGGGCAGCCTGAACCAATTGCTGGGCCGCATGAACCGCGCCATCGAGCACGAGCGCCGCTGGACGGCCGACGCCGCCCACGAGCTGCGCACCCCGCTGACCGCCATCAAAACCCATGTGCAGGTGGCACAGCTGGTGCTGGAACGCCACGCACCACCCGGCCCAGGCAGCCCGGGCAACCCCGCCAGCCAGGCTCTGAAGCAGGCCAGTGAAGGCATTGACCACATGCACGCCACACTGGAACAGCTGCTGCAACTGGCCCGCGTGGAAAGCGCCAGCACCGGCACGCCCCCCAGCACGGAGGGTACTGCCATCGCCGAGGCCCTGCACCTGGCCTGCCGCCAATCGCTGCAGCGCGCCAACAAGGGCGACACCCCCACGCCCAGGCTGCAGACCGACCTGGAACCCGCCGCACTGCACGACTGGGAGCTGCCGCTGGCCCCCGCCCTGCTGACCTGCGCCGTCACCAACCTGGTAGACAACGCCCTGCGCCACCACCTGGGCGAGCAACCCATCACCCTGCAACTGAGCCTGCAGCCTGCCGGCACGGGTACAGCTGGCGATACCGATGGCGTTGATGAAGGGCTCGACCCGGCCCATGGCACAACAAGCCACGGAACGGCGGGCACGACAGGGGTGGAGGCCTGTGCCAGCACGGCCACCGCCACCTTGCAGATCCAGGTGCGGGACCATGGCCCTGGATTGAGCGCCGAGGAATGCGCCCAGGCCCTGCAGCGCTTTTGGCGCAAGACATCAGCCACCCAGGGCAGCGGCCTGGGCCTGACCATCGTGCAGCGCATCGCCGAAAGCGTTGGCGGCCAGTTGCACCTGGCTCCGGACGCACCGGGATTGGTCGCGACCTTGTCGCTGCCGCTGCAGCGGGTGGCACACCGCGCGGCCTGA
- a CDS encoding SDR family oxidoreductase, with the protein MKDPNKWKKSERPADADAAMQRQQVIQATQDADDRQAPTRNARAKPKAKGAPGPGHAEPAPPLPPQTLAKPGLQADMPLQPRSLAKDYRGSGKLEGKVAIITGGDSGIGRAVAILFAREGARVAIAYLNEDEDTQETCRLVEAEGGTCLPISGDVQDAAFCEGMVAKAVAKFGAIHVLVNNAAFQEHAEHIEDITEQRLEETFKTNVFGYFHMVKAVLPHLGQGDCIINTGSVTGLRGSKNLLDYSATKGAIHAFTKALASNLAERNIRVNAVAPGPVWTPLNPADKTAEDVVQFGAKTDMRRPAQPEEISPAYVFLASQACSSYITGVVLPITGTAAEG; encoded by the coding sequence ATGAAAGACCCAAACAAGTGGAAAAAATCTGAGCGACCTGCCGATGCCGATGCCGCTATGCAACGCCAACAAGTTATTCAGGCGACGCAGGATGCAGATGACCGCCAGGCTCCCACACGTAATGCGCGTGCAAAGCCAAAAGCCAAAGGCGCTCCAGGCCCGGGACATGCCGAGCCAGCGCCCCCTCTGCCGCCGCAGACGCTCGCCAAGCCAGGGTTGCAGGCCGACATGCCACTGCAGCCTCGGAGCCTTGCGAAGGACTATCGTGGCAGCGGCAAATTGGAAGGCAAGGTGGCAATCATTACAGGGGGCGATTCAGGCATCGGTCGGGCGGTCGCGATTCTCTTTGCACGCGAAGGTGCCCGCGTCGCCATTGCTTATCTGAACGAAGACGAGGATACCCAAGAAACCTGCCGCCTGGTGGAAGCCGAAGGTGGCACATGCCTGCCCATCTCGGGGGACGTACAAGATGCCGCATTTTGCGAGGGTATGGTTGCCAAGGCGGTAGCGAAGTTCGGCGCCATCCATGTGCTGGTAAACAACGCGGCCTTTCAGGAGCATGCCGAACACATCGAAGACATCACGGAGCAGCGACTCGAAGAGACTTTCAAGACGAACGTCTTTGGCTACTTTCATATGGTCAAAGCCGTGCTGCCTCATCTTGGTCAGGGCGACTGCATTATCAACACCGGTTCTGTGACAGGCCTTCGCGGCAGTAAGAACCTCTTGGACTATTCGGCCACGAAGGGCGCAATCCATGCGTTCACCAAGGCGCTTGCAAGTAACCTGGCCGAGCGCAATATCCGCGTGAATGCCGTCGCACCAGGTCCTGTCTGGACGCCGCTCAATCCTGCTGACAAAACAGCCGAAGACGTGGTGCAGTTTGGGGCCAAAACCGACATGCGGCGACCCGCACAACCTGAAGAAATCTCGCCGGCCTATGTTTTCCTGGCGTCTCAAGCTTGTTCCAGCTACATCACCGGCGTTGTGCTTCCCATCACAGGAACGGCTGCAGAAGGCTGA